GTGATACCTAAATTTTTGCGTATTTCAATAAAGCGTTGACCTATATCAGTCATTTCTCTCACCCTTATAAAGTATTGCAAATATATAGACTTAGAGATATATTTGCCGCTGTCGCTATCTGTACAGAATTGAACTTTTAGTTGTTATTTTTCAAGCCTAAACGGAAAGTTTCATCTTTAGCTTTTATGCATTTTAAGATAAACATCAGCGAAAAAAAACCATAAATCGAATTATGTTGAATGTCAGGAACTTAAAAATTCACTTAGCGGGTTGTAATTAAAGTTGTTTTCGCTCTCAACTATAGGTGATTTTTTCTTAGACCTTGACAGGGGAGCATTGATTCCTCACGTTCCATAATAGGCGCGATACATAAGAGAAAAGATAAAGAGTTGAATAGATATGAGCAGACGTCCACCTAGAACAAGTCCAGATCCGATTGATAAATACGTTGGGTCTCGTGTACGTGCGCGCCGCGTTGGCTTACGTATTTCACAAACCAAGCTCGGTGATTCCATCGGTGTCACCTTCCAGCAGGTTCAGAAATATGAGAACGGCACAAACCGGATTGGCGCCAGTAACCTTTACAAAATTTCACGTCAGTTAGGCGTTGATGTGTCCTATTTCTTTCAGGAAATGCCGGAAGATTTATATGATGCTTCCAATGCAGACCCCTATGGCTTGAGCGAACCGATTGCTGAACCTTTTGAAAGTGATCCGATGGCTGCGCGGGACTCGATTGCCTTGGTACATGATTACCAACGTATCCCGGATGAAATTTTGCGCCAGCGTATGGGGCAATTTATGCGGGCTTTGGCAAACAGCCTGAATGATTATCCTGATGAAGATGTTGAAGAAACCTAACATCTAACGACAAGAAAACACTACATAATTGCAAAATGCATATTCAGCCACTTTTTGGGGAATATGCATTTGGGCTTTTATAATCTGCGTGCTATACCTTTGATCAAAGTACACTTTTACTTACACCCTATTAGTGTATTCTTGGCGCAAAGGAAAAATATATGGCTCGACAGCCAAAAGAATTGGATCAGGTGAATATAAAAGTTGGCCGTCGCTTGAGGCTTAAGCGGGAACTGGCAGGATTAAGTCAGGCGATCTTGGGACAAGCCATTGGTGTGTCGCGTATCAAAATCGGTCAATATGAATCCGGACAAAGTGCGATACCGGCATCTCATCTTTTTAAGTTGTCGCAGTATTTCAAGATTGATGTGTGCTATTTTTTCAGTGTGGAGGAACAGCCCACGCCAGTGTCTGATCTGGAAGAAATTGATCCGATGCTCAACAAGCTGTCGATTTCTTTATTGCGTGATTTCAATGCCTTGGATAATCCAGAAGTCCGTCGCACTTTTGCCGCTGTAATGGAACGAATTTCCCAACTTAATCAGCAAGGAAAGCAAAGCCCTAGAGGGTGACTTTCCCTATGAGGCAGGTGGCCAGTAACAG
This sequence is a window from Terasakiella sp. SH-1. Protein-coding genes within it:
- a CDS encoding helix-turn-helix transcriptional regulator, producing the protein MSRRPPRTSPDPIDKYVGSRVRARRVGLRISQTKLGDSIGVTFQQVQKYENGTNRIGASNLYKISRQLGVDVSYFFQEMPEDLYDASNADPYGLSEPIAEPFESDPMAARDSIALVHDYQRIPDEILRQRMGQFMRALANSLNDYPDEDVEET
- a CDS encoding helix-turn-helix domain-containing protein, with the protein product MARQPKELDQVNIKVGRRLRLKRELAGLSQAILGQAIGVSRIKIGQYESGQSAIPASHLFKLSQYFKIDVCYFFSVEEQPTPVSDLEEIDPMLNKLSISLLRDFNALDNPEVRRTFAAVMERISQLNQQGKQSPRG